In Silene latifolia isolate original U9 population chromosome X, ASM4854445v1, whole genome shotgun sequence, the following proteins share a genomic window:
- the LOC141620941 gene encoding F-box protein At3g07870-like, producing MARSKSVCKTWNSITSSTRFMDYYHKNIRQVEGNLLIFFKDEYNYNYIFGSKTNFYTLSPRNGNTIVGTAPLDYYTRKRGKMPLVTFLGSCNGLVAILCDRKLILWNPLTNEQSSVRVRIGWARTIRSESRQCLFGLCYNSSKDEYVMVVRFEYGRFVKVYLYNFNYCQERQNDNRLLAEFRLLDRKLFQGDIGKILCGLPHWVIQYRDSIDPIVKTGIVYFDLNEVKFKKIAQPDWSDDKTMLGLATLDGENQVGCVLHDIACANLEVWVMKEYGNSESWSNMFTFPRINMVDNGRSIRYMNVLGFMPNGELIINLNDKEFWVYDIHKGNIREMKSQYINFDFAILCEPTLISPPEPFVEFGDERVYNYEYDYYYYEYDSDYEYEYDYYSDYEYEYGYYYYYYEYKYDYYYDYTYYGLYVNEVEYEDYVNELYAKWSRLRSRMGRKHCITCM from the coding sequence ATGGCACGATCCAAATCAGTTTGCAAGACATGGAATTCAATAACATCGTCTACCAGATTCATggattattaccataaaaatattcGTCAAGTCGAAGGTAATCTTTTAATATTTTTCAAAGAcgagtataattataattatatatttGGTAGTAAAACTAATTTCTACACCTTAAGCCCTCGTAATGGTAATACTATAGTCGGTACTGCCCCGTTGGACTATTATACTCGAAAACGTGGTAAAATGCCGCTTGTAACATTTTTGGGGTCTTGTAATGGTTTGGTGGCGATATTGTGTGATAGGAAGTTGATATTGTGGAACCCTTTAACTAATGAACAGTCATCAGTTCGAGTCAGAATAGGTTGGGCACGTACTATTAGAAGTGAGTCTCGTCAGTGTTTATTTGGGTTGTGTTACAATAGTAGTAAGGATGAGTACGTTATGGTGGTTAGGTTCGAGTATGGCAGGTTCGTTAAGGTTTACTTGTACAATTTTAATTACTGCCAGGaaagacaaaatgataaccgattATTGGCTGAATTCCGATTATTGGATAGGAAGTTATTCCAAGGCGACATAGGAAAGATTCTTTGTGGTTTACCTCATTGGGTTATCCAATACCGCGATTCTATAGATCCGATTGTGAAAACGGGTATTGTTTACTTTGATTTGAATGAAGTGAAGTTTAAGAAAATAGCACAACCAGATTGGAGTGACGATAAAACAATGCTCGGTTTAGCGACATTAGATGGAGAAAATCAAGTTGGTTGTGTTCTACATGATATCGCTTGTGCAAATTTAGAGGTTTGGGTGATGAAAGAGTACGGAAATTCAGAATCGTGGAGTAACATGTTCACGTTTCCGCGCATTAATATGGTTGACAATGGTAGATCGATAAGGTATATGAATGTCCTGGGATTTATGCCGAATGgggaattaattattaatttgaATGATAAAGAGTTTTGGGTTTATGATATCCACAAAGGAAATATTAGGGAAATGAAGTCACAATACATAAATTTTGATTTCGCAATTTTATGTGAGCCTACGTTAATTTCACCACCTGAACCTTTTGTTGAATTTGGTGATGAGAGAGTATACAACTACGAATACGACTACTATTACTACGAATACGACTCCGACTATGAATACGAATACGACTACTACTCCGACTATGAATACGAATAcggctactactactactactatgaATACAAATACGACTACTACTACGATTACACTTACTATGGTCTGTATGTAAATGAGGTCGAATATGAAGATTATGTGAACGAGCTTTATGCTAAGTGGAGTCGCTTAAGGTCAAGGATGGGAAGAAAACATTGCATTACTTGTATGTAA
- the LOC141620942 gene encoding putative F-box protein At3g49980, which translates to MARSKLVCKTWNSITSSTKFMDYYHKNIRQVEGNLLIFFKHKYNHIFGSKTNFYTISPGNGNTIVDTAPLDYYTRKRGKITLVRFLGSCNGLVAILCDRKLILWNPLTNEHSLIRVRKGWARTIRSASRLCLFGLCYDNSKDEYVIVVRLEYQMPSHFYHDNHVGNRFVKVYLYNFNNFKYGQEKHYNIQSDEFRLLDRKLFQGDIGKVLCGLPHWVIQYCDSIDPIVKRDIIYFDLNEEKFKKMARPDGSDDKTMLGLATLDGENQLGCVLHDIVCANLEVWVMKEYGNSESWSNVFTFPYMNMVDECRSINYMNVLGFMSSGELIVNLNDKEFWVYDIHKGNTREMKSRYINFDFAIVCEPTLISPPEPFVKIGDERVYNYGYYYDDYYEYYSDYDYDYTYYGLYVNEVEYEDYVNELYGKWTRLRSRMGRKHCITCM; encoded by the coding sequence ATGGCACGATCCAAATTAGTTTGCAAGACATGGAATTCAATAACATCGTCTACCAAATTTATggattattaccataaaaatattcGTCAAGTCGAAggtaatcttttaatctttttcaAACACAAATATAATCATATATTTGGTAGTAAAACTAATTTCTACACCATAAGCCCTGGTAATGGTAATACTATAGTCGATACTGCCCCGTTGGACTATTATACTCGAAAACGTGGTAAAATAACGCTTGTAAGATTTTTGGGGTCTTGTAACGGTTTGGTGGCGATATTGTGTGATAGGAAGTTGATATTGTGGAACCCTTTAACTAATGAACATTCATTAATTCGAGTCAGAAAAGGTTGGGCACGTACCATTAGAAGTGCGTCACGTCTGTGTTTatttgggttgtgttacgataaTAGTAAGGATGAGTATGTTATAGTGGTTAGGTTAGAGTATCAGATGCCCTCGCATTTTTACCATGACAACCATGTAGGTAACAGGTTCGTTAAGGTTTACTTatacaatttcaacaatttcaagtACGGTCAGGAAAAACATTATAATATCCAAAGTGATGAATTCCGATTATTGGATAGGAAGTTATTTCAAGGCGACATAGGAAAGGTTCTTTGTGGTTTACCTCATTGGGTTATCCAATACTGCGATTCCATAGATCCGATTGTGAAAAGGGATATTATTTACTTTGATTTGAATGAAGAGAAGTTTAAGAAAATGGCAAGGCCGGATGGGAGTGACGATAAAACAATGCTCGGTTTAGCGACATTAGATGGAGAAAATCAACTTGGTTGCGTTCTACATGATATCGTTTGTGCAAATTTAGAGGTTTGGGTGATGAAAGAGTATGGAAATTCAGAGTCGTGGAGTAACGTGTTCACGTTTCCGTACATGAATATGGTTGACGAATGTAGATCGATAAATTATATGAATGTCCTGGGATTTATGTCGAGTGgggaattaattgttaatttgaATGATAAAGAGTTTTGGGTTTATGATATCCACAAAGGAAATACTAGGGAAATGAAGTCACGATACATAAATTTTGATTTCGCAATTGTATGTGAGCCTACGTTAATTTCACCACCTGAACCTTTTGTCAAAATTGGTGATGAGAGAGTATACAACTACGGTTACTACTATGACGACTACTACGAATACTACTCCGACTATGACTATGACTACACTTACTATGGTCTGTATGTAAATGAGGTCGAATATGAAGATTATGTGAACGAGCTTTATGGTAAGTGGACTCGATTAAGGTCAAGGATGGGAAGAAAACACTGCATTACTTGTATGTAA